The Chitinivorax tropicus genome includes a window with the following:
- a CDS encoding HAD family hydrolase, producing MQRRGFMTSLAAGGALALLGKEAAAGQYKHPGKATPDAGKWAPNALRRVNEIIAEFGRGGRRHRASKRPYVVFDWDNTSIMHDTEEALLMYQINNLAFKLTPDEFATIVKQGVPPGPFAADYKNADGQVVTLEAITSDLVDDYKEIHQQYKGMAGQQSLEAVQASDVFVDFRAKLYFLYEAINDTHGPNIGYPWVIYFFANLSVKEVSAMAEASNDLGLGDGIRKVKYVSPSSRAGQAGVISTAHSHGLRLTPEISNLMHVLEANDIDVYVSTASLEDVVRVFATLPKYGYALKPEQVLGLRLETTADGVFKNAYKAGWPLNWGPGKSEVIKRELVAKKGYGPLMVLGDSDGDYDMLRDFPDTQLSVIVNRLKKGKIGTLCAQAAETLGRPGARFVLQGRDERTGQWIPEEMTLKLGKTEKKLLA from the coding sequence ATGCAACGTCGTGGATTCATGACCTCCCTGGCAGCAGGTGGCGCATTGGCATTGTTAGGGAAGGAAGCGGCAGCTGGGCAATACAAGCACCCAGGAAAAGCCACTCCGGATGCGGGCAAGTGGGCGCCCAATGCACTTCGTCGGGTCAATGAGATCATTGCAGAATTTGGCAGAGGTGGCAGGCGCCACCGTGCCAGCAAGCGACCCTATGTCGTGTTCGACTGGGACAACACCTCCATCATGCACGACACTGAAGAGGCGTTGCTGATGTATCAGATCAACAACCTCGCATTCAAGCTGACGCCCGACGAATTTGCAACAATCGTCAAGCAAGGGGTGCCACCAGGCCCATTTGCCGCTGATTATAAAAATGCCGATGGCCAAGTGGTCACATTGGAAGCCATCACCAGCGACCTGGTCGATGATTACAAAGAAATTCACCAACAGTATAAAGGCATGGCCGGACAGCAGAGCCTGGAAGCGGTGCAGGCCAGCGATGTATTCGTGGATTTCCGCGCCAAGCTCTACTTTCTGTACGAGGCCATCAACGATACCCATGGCCCGAATATTGGCTACCCCTGGGTGATTTATTTCTTTGCCAATCTGTCGGTGAAGGAAGTTTCTGCCATGGCAGAGGCCTCGAACGACCTTGGCCTGGGCGATGGTATTCGTAAGGTCAAGTACGTCAGCCCCAGCTCGCGTGCTGGGCAAGCTGGCGTCATCAGCACCGCCCACAGCCACGGCTTGCGCCTGACACCGGAGATCTCCAACCTGATGCATGTTTTGGAAGCCAATGACATTGACGTCTATGTCAGCACTGCATCATTGGAGGATGTCGTCCGGGTGTTTGCGACCCTTCCTAAATATGGCTATGCGCTGAAACCAGAACAGGTGTTGGGCTTACGTCTGGAAACCACTGCTGACGGGGTATTCAAAAACGCCTACAAAGCTGGTTGGCCACTGAACTGGGGGCCGGGCAAATCAGAAGTCATCAAGCGGGAGCTGGTTGCAAAAAAAGGTTATGGCCCGCTGATGGTCTTGGGCGACAGCGATGGTGACTATGACATGTTGCGCGATTTCCCCGATACGCAGCTGAGCGTGATCGTCAACCGCCTCAAGAAGGGCAAAATCGGTACCCTCTGCGCGCAGGCTGCTGAAACACTGGGCAGGCCTGGTGCACGCTTTGTGCTGCAAGGGCGAGATGAGCGTACTGGGCAGTGGATTCCAGAGGAGATGACGCTGAAGCTCGGTAAAACCGAGAAAAAACTACTTGCCTGA
- the phnD gene encoding phosphate/phosphite/phosphonate ABC transporter substrate-binding protein: protein MKLYQKTLATLIAGLMASGLAQAEELTLGLIAPTTVQETTDNWKPLAVELEKALGMKVNLVASTNYSDIVQGMKDNKIQIAWLSSKVAIDAVSVGNATVFAQVVKADGSLGYRSLIITQQNSPIKSLEDLLANGKKYAFGHGDPKSTSGYLIPSYYVFSRNNIDASKHFKSIVYQNHQKNFLAVAEGKLDASTNNTEDMDTFKTEFADKYKNIRILWESDLIPNDPMLFRNDLQSSTKAKIKQFFFSYGKGGAEQRKVLLNIRDLSGFKSSSNSQLMRIADLQMFQEHQKLMLDESVPATEKTARYEEISKKFGRITRMLEVKEKN, encoded by the coding sequence ATGAAGTTATACCAAAAGACGTTGGCAACACTGATTGCGGGCTTGATGGCCAGTGGCTTGGCACAAGCAGAAGAGCTGACACTGGGATTGATCGCGCCCACAACCGTTCAGGAAACGACAGATAACTGGAAGCCCCTGGCGGTGGAGCTGGAAAAAGCACTTGGGATGAAGGTCAATCTGGTCGCCTCCACCAATTACAGCGATATTGTGCAGGGCATGAAGGACAACAAGATCCAGATCGCCTGGCTATCCAGCAAGGTAGCCATCGATGCTGTCAGCGTCGGTAATGCAACTGTCTTTGCACAAGTGGTCAAGGCTGACGGCTCGCTTGGCTATCGTTCGCTGATCATTACCCAGCAGAACAGCCCGATCAAGTCGCTGGAGGATCTGCTCGCCAACGGGAAAAAATATGCTTTTGGACATGGCGACCCCAAGTCCACCTCTGGTTATCTGATCCCCAGCTATTACGTGTTCTCACGTAACAACATCGATGCCAGCAAGCACTTCAAATCCATTGTCTACCAGAATCACCAAAAGAACTTCCTGGCCGTGGCCGAGGGCAAGCTCGATGCTTCGACCAACAACACCGAGGACATGGATACGTTCAAAACCGAGTTTGCGGACAAGTACAAAAACATCCGTATCCTGTGGGAATCTGATTTGATCCCCAATGATCCCATGCTTTTTCGAAATGATCTGCAATCCTCAACCAAAGCCAAAATCAAGCAATTCTTCTTCAGCTATGGCAAAGGTGGTGCAGAACAGCGCAAGGTACTGTTGAACATCCGTGACCTATCGGGTTTCAAATCATCCTCCAACTCACAACTGATGCGCATTGCAGACCTGCAGATGTTCCAGGAACATCAAAAGCTGATGCTAGACGAAAGTGTTCCGGCTACCGAAAAGACCGCCCGCTACGAAGAAATTTCGAAGAAATTCGGGCGGATCACCCGGATGTTGGAAGTCAAGGAAAAGAACTGA
- a CDS encoding TonB-dependent receptor domain-containing protein: MRLKPITMALATAGVVSILSPVHAEEQPKKTERIEVTGSHIKRISAESATPIQVVKREEIAKTGATNVKELLDTLSMSTSSSDMADIGRSNSFATGSSSVSFRNMGQQSTLVLLNFRRVAPYALADYADVFTNLDALPLDAIERVEVLKSGASAIYGSDAVAGVINIITRKDYRGLQIKADHSWSHTSGTFKSNNASITGGMGDLAADRYNVLVNADFYKRDPVMWNDVMKYSNREVTKKFRNFGSPSSYSYPGNVNLKALPGCAEKNSGGLCIYNRYERFQAVPESKRANFFAAGKLQLTDSLLSFTELTYSKIKTEYLNAFQAYGPALPPTDWGDPVTSKPKTFTYRGLPVGHPLNSTNKEVGFHYRFKDGPANSKVDSDSYRLVTGLKGSFGEQDWETAVGIMGAKTVNREYGSFSESGFKKVIGDYTQTVLPADFFNKPNGYRMAQENSAEVLSVLFPEYGYKGENKQSFIDGKISGPIAELPTGTLGYAAGFDLRKETFTITPTENTKNGDVVGLGQTETNASRSLGAVFGELSIPVMKNLEAQVAGRLDKAKGFDAHFSPKVGFRFEPSKSMLFRGTFETGFRAPNLTESAPSTKIAFNNGQSDPKRCPQAERLSEDLQAQASALPTNDPRIAFLQARADTVRQNECSAGVVSIVKNNPNLKPEISKSFSLGMVLEPIAGISTSVDYWNIQRKDEIGLRTIADLLANEDTLEPGIINRNSLANETNFTPAELAQYGVTVGSLASRNQAFENRNKTKTDGIDFNLRGSFSAGAAGKIQLDWNTTYLHSYYEWSANKGGYGDNLSGRYGYSKYSSDLTTSLVSKGATNGLRFNFNSGTTLKRDYNDTQYTDEACATRGWNTSECRIASYMTVDYFLNYSAIKNLTINFNVRNVFNRKPEPNLRWMDEKGGIIPQDINDARGRMLKLGFEYKFL; this comes from the coding sequence ATGCGACTGAAGCCCATCACCATGGCGCTCGCAACGGCAGGCGTTGTGAGCATCCTATCCCCAGTACATGCTGAAGAGCAGCCCAAAAAGACTGAGCGAATCGAAGTCACGGGTAGTCACATCAAGCGTATTTCCGCAGAAAGTGCTACCCCAATTCAAGTAGTCAAACGTGAGGAAATCGCCAAGACAGGCGCTACCAACGTCAAAGAGCTGCTTGATACCTTGTCCATGTCTACCAGTTCTAGCGATATGGCGGATATCGGTCGAAGTAATTCGTTCGCAACGGGTTCGTCTTCTGTTTCCTTCCGCAATATGGGCCAGCAATCGACATTGGTCTTGTTGAATTTCCGCCGCGTTGCGCCATATGCGCTGGCTGACTATGCGGATGTATTCACTAACCTGGATGCATTGCCTTTGGATGCCATTGAACGGGTGGAAGTCCTGAAGAGTGGCGCATCAGCCATTTATGGCTCTGACGCGGTGGCGGGCGTGATCAACATCATCACCCGTAAGGACTATCGCGGCCTTCAGATCAAAGCCGACCATAGTTGGTCGCATACCAGTGGCACCTTCAAATCCAACAATGCGAGCATTACTGGTGGCATGGGTGACTTGGCGGCAGATCGTTATAACGTTCTAGTCAACGCTGATTTCTACAAGCGCGATCCCGTGATGTGGAATGATGTGATGAAATATTCCAATAGAGAAGTGACCAAGAAATTCAGGAATTTTGGCTCGCCTTCATCCTATTCGTATCCTGGTAACGTTAATCTCAAAGCCCTGCCGGGGTGTGCAGAAAAGAATTCCGGCGGGCTGTGTATCTACAACCGCTATGAGCGCTTCCAGGCCGTGCCGGAATCTAAGCGTGCGAATTTCTTCGCGGCTGGTAAGCTGCAGCTGACTGACTCCTTGTTGAGCTTTACCGAACTGACCTACTCCAAAATCAAGACGGAGTATCTTAATGCATTCCAGGCTTACGGCCCAGCACTTCCACCTACTGACTGGGGTGATCCTGTCACCAGCAAGCCCAAGACATTTACCTATCGCGGGCTGCCTGTAGGGCATCCTCTCAATTCAACTAACAAGGAAGTTGGTTTCCACTATCGCTTTAAAGATGGCCCTGCGAATAGCAAGGTTGACAGTGATTCCTACCGCTTGGTGACTGGCCTCAAAGGTTCCTTCGGAGAGCAGGACTGGGAAACGGCGGTTGGTATCATGGGGGCGAAAACCGTCAATCGCGAGTACGGTAGTTTCAGCGAAAGTGGGTTCAAGAAAGTCATTGGTGACTATACACAGACAGTCCTGCCTGCAGATTTTTTCAACAAGCCCAATGGCTACCGAATGGCCCAGGAAAACTCCGCTGAAGTGTTAAGCGTGTTGTTCCCTGAGTATGGCTATAAGGGGGAAAACAAGCAAAGCTTCATCGATGGTAAGATTTCCGGGCCGATCGCAGAGCTCCCCACGGGTACGCTTGGTTACGCTGCGGGTTTCGATCTGCGTAAGGAAACCTTCACCATCACGCCGACAGAAAATACCAAAAATGGTGACGTTGTCGGTTTAGGGCAAACTGAAACCAATGCTTCACGCTCGCTTGGCGCGGTATTTGGTGAGCTGAGCATTCCGGTGATGAAAAATCTGGAGGCTCAGGTAGCGGGTCGTTTGGATAAAGCCAAAGGGTTCGATGCGCATTTCTCGCCGAAGGTCGGCTTCCGTTTTGAGCCCAGCAAGTCCATGCTGTTCCGAGGTACGTTTGAAACGGGCTTCAGAGCACCTAATCTGACTGAAAGCGCTCCATCAACCAAGATTGCATTTAACAACGGCCAGAGCGATCCGAAGCGTTGTCCGCAAGCGGAAAGGCTGTCGGAAGATTTGCAGGCACAAGCGAGTGCCTTGCCGACAAATGATCCTCGGATAGCATTTCTGCAGGCTCGTGCTGACACCGTCCGCCAAAATGAATGCTCGGCGGGTGTGGTCAGTATCGTGAAGAACAACCCTAATCTGAAGCCGGAAATCAGCAAGAGCTTCTCGCTGGGCATGGTTCTGGAGCCGATTGCGGGTATCAGCACTTCGGTTGATTACTGGAATATCCAGCGCAAGGATGAAATTGGTCTCCGCACGATAGCTGACTTGCTTGCCAATGAGGATACCTTAGAGCCTGGCATCATCAACCGGAATTCGTTGGCAAACGAAACCAATTTCACCCCGGCAGAGCTGGCTCAATATGGTGTAACAGTTGGTTCGCTGGCGAGCAGAAACCAAGCGTTTGAAAACCGAAACAAGACCAAGACCGATGGTATTGATTTCAACCTGAGAGGTAGTTTCTCCGCAGGGGCCGCCGGGAAAATCCAGCTGGATTGGAACACCACCTATCTCCATTCTTACTATGAGTGGAGCGCCAATAAGGGTGGATATGGTGACAACCTGTCTGGTCGCTATGGTTATTCGAAGTACAGCAGCGATCTGACCACTTCACTGGTTTCCAAAGGTGCCACCAATGGCTTGCGCTTCAATTTCAATAGTGGCACAACGCTCAAACGTGATTACAACGATACGCAATATACCGACGAAGCATGCGCTACACGTGGTTGGAATACCAGCGAATGCCGGATTGCCAGCTATATGACTGTGGATTACTTCCTTAACTACAGCGCCATCAAGAATCTGACCATCAACTTCAACGTCAGGAATGTGTTCAACCGCAAGCCGGAGCCTAACTTGCGCTGGATGGATGAAAAAGGTGGCATCATTCCGCAGGATATCAATGACGCCAGAGGCCGTATGTTGAAACTGGGTTTTGAATACAAGTTCCTGTAA
- the pgeF gene encoding peptidoglycan editing factor PgeF, which translates to MSKPFTKADCLIPDWPAPDRVKALVTTRHGGVSNPPFQSMNLGDHVGDLPNTVLENRLRLRTLLPSDPCWLQQVHGTTVAHADMEHTQPPTADASVARQAGSVCVVMTADCLPVLLCDQAGTVVGAAHAGWRGLLNGVIEATVTAMQAHPETLMAWLGPAIGPDAFEVGSEVQAAFVQSDPNAAVAFAAIPDDKYLADIYQLAKIRLNRLGVQHVYGGDFCTVVERDRFFSYRRNGQTGRMASLVWLA; encoded by the coding sequence ATGTCGAAACCATTTACCAAGGCTGATTGCCTGATCCCAGACTGGCCCGCACCAGATCGTGTCAAAGCACTGGTAACCACCCGCCACGGCGGGGTAAGCAACCCACCTTTTCAGAGCATGAATCTAGGCGATCATGTGGGTGACCTGCCCAATACCGTCCTGGAAAATCGGCTCCGGCTGCGCACCCTACTACCAAGTGACCCTTGTTGGTTACAGCAAGTACATGGCACCACCGTGGCCCATGCCGATATGGAACACACACAGCCCCCCACGGCTGATGCAAGCGTGGCCAGACAGGCAGGAAGTGTATGCGTGGTCATGACGGCGGATTGCCTGCCAGTCTTACTCTGCGACCAAGCCGGTACCGTGGTCGGCGCGGCACACGCGGGCTGGCGCGGCTTGCTCAATGGCGTCATCGAAGCCACCGTCACAGCGATGCAGGCACATCCTGAAACACTGATGGCGTGGCTCGGTCCTGCCATCGGCCCTGATGCATTCGAGGTGGGGTCAGAAGTTCAGGCAGCCTTTGTCCAGAGCGACCCCAATGCCGCTGTGGCCTTTGCAGCCATCCCAGATGACAAATACCTGGCCGACATCTATCAGCTCGCCAAGATCAGGCTCAATCGTCTGGGGGTTCAGCATGTCTACGGTGGTGATTTTTGTACCGTAGTGGAGCGTGACCGATTCTTCTCATATCGACGAAACGGCCAGACAGGTCGGATGGCCAGTCTGGTGTGGTTGGCCTGA
- the rluD gene encoding 23S rRNA pseudouridine(1911/1915/1917) synthase RluD has translation MMTSQINPDDYNRNDTDDADTVSATVPEDCAGSRFDKALAQMFPQYSRSRLQNWLKAGHILLDGQSADAKTKVWGGEQVSMAPQMLPEELAFVAEDIPLDILYEDDALLIIDKPAGLVVHPGSGNWEGTLLNGLLYHYPTLKTVPRAGIVHRLDKETSGLMVVAKTIQAQLNLVQQLQGRSVKREYIAVAQGLIKQDGTVDAPIGRHNKDRTRMAVTSMGKAAITHYFVLERYRAHSLVKCRLETGRTHQIRVHMAHIGHSLAADPIYGTRPHGSTPEIYEACQHLGRQALHARKLGLIHPETNKPMLWRSPVPVDIQALIDFLREDIAGEFEDDWDEDDYDVETIYQG, from the coding sequence ATGATGACTTCCCAAATTAATCCCGACGATTATAACCGAAACGATACCGATGACGCGGACACTGTCAGCGCAACGGTACCGGAGGACTGTGCCGGCAGCCGCTTCGATAAGGCTTTGGCACAGATGTTCCCGCAATATTCACGCAGCCGACTGCAAAACTGGCTGAAAGCCGGTCATATTCTGCTCGACGGCCAATCTGCTGACGCCAAGACCAAGGTCTGGGGTGGCGAACAGGTCAGCATGGCGCCGCAGATGCTACCCGAAGAACTGGCGTTTGTCGCAGAAGACATACCGCTGGACATTTTGTATGAAGATGATGCCCTGCTGATCATCGACAAACCAGCCGGGCTGGTAGTGCACCCTGGCAGTGGTAACTGGGAAGGCACCCTGCTGAATGGCTTGCTGTACCATTACCCAACCCTCAAGACCGTGCCGAGGGCAGGTATTGTGCATCGTCTCGACAAAGAGACCAGCGGCCTGATGGTGGTCGCGAAGACCATTCAGGCTCAGCTCAATCTTGTGCAACAACTGCAAGGCCGCTCGGTCAAGCGGGAGTACATTGCCGTTGCGCAAGGCTTGATCAAGCAGGATGGTACAGTGGATGCCCCCATTGGCCGCCACAACAAGGACCGTACGCGGATGGCGGTCACCAGTATGGGCAAAGCTGCCATTACTCACTACTTCGTACTGGAGCGGTACCGTGCGCATAGCTTGGTGAAATGCCGCCTGGAAACAGGCCGTACCCATCAGATCCGTGTGCATATGGCCCATATTGGGCATTCGCTGGCGGCTGATCCGATCTATGGCACCCGCCCTCACGGCTCGACCCCTGAAATCTATGAAGCCTGCCAACACCTGGGCCGCCAAGCCCTGCACGCACGAAAGCTTGGGCTGATCCACCCCGAAACCAATAAACCTATGCTCTGGCGTTCGCCCGTACCGGTTGATATACAGGCATTGATCGACTTCCTGCGGGAGGATATCGCCGGCGAGTTTGAAGATGATTGGGATGAAGACGATTACGATGTCGAAACCATTTACCAAGGCTGA
- a CDS encoding outer membrane protein assembly factor BamD, translated as MKRIVAASRIALLSLTLIAGCGLLPEQQDETAKWGPDKIYSEAKEALDGGNTQRAITLFEKLEARYPYGRYAQQAQLEIAYAHYKEGEPALAIAACDRFIKMHPTHPNVDYAFYLKGVVNFLQDDGLLSRINRQDMTERDPKSTRESFDAFKELVQRFPSSKYAPDAVERMDKLVNALAQHEIHVARYYLNRNAPLAAVNRASDVLKSFPQTSAVEDALAIMMQGYEALGQAKLRDDTRRVLEKNYPQSKYLSGGDEKKSFWKIF; from the coding sequence ATGAAGCGTATTGTAGCTGCAAGCCGTATCGCACTGTTGAGTTTGACTTTGATTGCCGGTTGCGGTCTGCTGCCGGAACAGCAGGACGAGACGGCCAAATGGGGGCCTGACAAGATTTACAGCGAAGCGAAGGAAGCGCTGGATGGCGGCAATACACAACGCGCCATCACACTGTTCGAAAAGCTGGAAGCGCGTTACCCCTATGGCCGCTATGCCCAACAGGCGCAACTGGAAATCGCCTACGCCCATTATAAGGAAGGCGAGCCTGCTCTGGCCATTGCCGCATGTGATCGATTCATCAAAATGCATCCAACACACCCGAATGTGGACTACGCCTTCTACCTGAAAGGTGTCGTGAATTTCCTGCAGGATGATGGCTTGCTTTCCCGCATCAACCGTCAAGATATGACCGAACGCGACCCCAAATCCACACGCGAATCGTTTGATGCCTTCAAAGAGCTGGTTCAGCGCTTCCCAAGCAGCAAATACGCACCAGATGCGGTGGAGCGTATGGATAAGCTGGTCAATGCCCTGGCGCAACATGAGATTCATGTGGCGCGCTACTATTTGAATCGTAATGCACCATTGGCTGCAGTCAACCGGGCCAGTGATGTGCTGAAGAGCTTTCCCCAGACATCAGCGGTAGAGGATGCACTGGCCATCATGATGCAAGGTTATGAGGCGCTGGGGCAAGCCAAATTGCGAGACGACACCCGCCGCGTGCTTGAGAAGAATTACCCACAAAGTAAGTACCTGAGTGGTGGGGACGAGAAAAAATCTTTCTGGAAAATCTTTTGA
- a CDS encoding DUF938 domain-containing protein, translating to MAAEPKTGSKPYSDACERNQGPILEVLQRFLIQQSAVLEIGSGTGQHAIHMARHLPWLTWQTSDLFDRHAGIHCWIAESGLHNVKPPLLLDVTQPWPALDIDHMYTANTFHIMPWSAVCATLAGMGRLLSAGGYGFIYGPFNYQGRFTAASNAEFDAWLKAERGAHCGIRDAEAVIEQASVAGLSLVEDNAMPANNHMLVFKRLSP from the coding sequence ATGGCCGCAGAGCCAAAGACAGGCAGCAAACCGTATTCCGATGCTTGCGAGCGTAATCAAGGGCCTATTCTTGAGGTGTTGCAACGATTTCTCATCCAGCAGAGCGCGGTGTTGGAGATTGGCAGTGGAACGGGGCAGCACGCAATCCACATGGCTCGACACCTGCCATGGTTGACCTGGCAAACCAGTGATCTGTTTGATAGGCATGCGGGAATCCATTGCTGGATAGCCGAGAGTGGATTGCACAATGTCAAACCACCGTTATTGCTGGATGTTACCCAGCCGTGGCCCGCACTGGATATCGATCACATGTATACAGCCAATACCTTCCACATCATGCCCTGGTCAGCGGTTTGCGCAACCCTGGCGGGCATGGGCCGCCTGCTTTCTGCCGGTGGATACGGTTTCATCTACGGCCCATTCAACTATCAGGGGCGTTTCACCGCTGCCAGCAATGCGGAATTCGATGCTTGGCTCAAGGCCGAACGAGGTGCGCATTGTGGTATCCGTGACGCTGAGGCGGTCATTGAGCAGGCCAGCGTGGCTGGTCTTTCATTGGTTGAGGACAATGCCATGCCCGCAAACAACCATATGTTGGTATTCAAGCGGCTTTCACCTTGA
- the minC gene encoding septum site-determining protein MinC yields the protein MGFEFKSEPFSLIVLRIKQADWAVLRDELDAKLAKTPGFFDHDPVVTDLAAISEQTDSIDFNALRLLLARHGACTVAVRNGSITQQEAALKAGFGILRSGQISGEAKESGTNPPEQVAAVTAAVEPDPPAPAGHRIINKPIRTGQQSYARQGDLIAMDMVSAGGEVLADGNIHVYGPLRGRALAGIKGDRTARIFTRSLEAELVSIAGIYRTFEHDWAKEYHGKPVQIFLDGDKLMISPL from the coding sequence ATGGGTTTTGAATTCAAAAGCGAGCCATTCAGCTTGATCGTACTGCGTATCAAACAAGCCGACTGGGCAGTCTTACGTGATGAGCTGGATGCCAAGCTGGCAAAAACGCCCGGTTTTTTCGACCATGATCCGGTCGTCACTGATCTTGCAGCCATCAGCGAACAGACAGATTCGATTGATTTCAATGCGCTCCGGCTGTTGCTGGCCAGACACGGGGCGTGCACCGTGGCTGTGCGCAATGGCTCCATCACCCAGCAGGAAGCCGCACTCAAGGCTGGATTCGGCATATTGAGAAGCGGGCAGATCAGCGGTGAAGCCAAGGAAAGTGGCACCAACCCGCCCGAGCAGGTAGCTGCCGTCACCGCTGCGGTAGAGCCCGACCCACCGGCCCCGGCAGGCCATCGCATCATCAATAAACCAATTCGAACCGGGCAGCAATCCTATGCTCGCCAAGGTGATTTGATTGCAATGGATATGGTCAGTGCCGGCGGCGAGGTTTTGGCCGATGGCAATATCCATGTCTATGGGCCGTTACGAGGGCGTGCGCTGGCAGGGATCAAAGGCGACCGGACCGCACGCATCTTCACCCGCAGCCTGGAGGCCGAGCTGGTCTCGATTGCGGGCATCTATCGTACATTTGAACACGATTGGGCAAAGGAATATCACGGCAAGCCCGTCCAGATTTTTCTCGACGGCGACAAACTGATGATCTCGCCGTTATGA
- the minD gene encoding septum site-determining protein MinD: MAKIVVVTSGKGGVGKTTSSASLSSGLALQGKKTAVIDFDVGLRNLDLIMGCERRVVYDLINVINKEATLNQALIKDKHCDNLYVLPASQTRDKDALTREGVEEVLNNLIKDGFEYIICDSPAGIETGALMALYFADEAFIVTNPEVSSVRDSDRILGILDAKSRRAEKGEAPVKTHLLVTRYSPKRVTEGEMLSVEDVQEILRIPLIGVIPESEIVLQASNSGTPAIHMNGSDVAEAYKDVVARFLGDDRPMRFVDYQKPGFLKRLFGG, encoded by the coding sequence GTGGCCAAGATTGTTGTTGTCACTTCTGGCAAAGGCGGCGTCGGCAAAACTACTTCGAGTGCAAGCCTATCCTCTGGGCTCGCCTTGCAAGGTAAGAAGACAGCCGTCATCGATTTCGATGTTGGCCTGCGCAACCTGGATCTGATCATGGGCTGCGAGCGTCGTGTGGTATACGACCTGATCAACGTCATCAACAAAGAAGCGACCTTGAATCAAGCGCTGATCAAGGATAAACATTGTGACAATCTGTATGTTCTGCCGGCTTCGCAGACGCGTGACAAGGATGCATTGACGCGCGAAGGGGTGGAGGAGGTGTTGAACAACCTGATCAAAGACGGTTTTGAATACATCATCTGTGACTCGCCGGCAGGGATCGAAACAGGTGCTTTGATGGCACTGTATTTTGCAGATGAAGCGTTTATTGTGACCAACCCCGAGGTCAGCTCGGTGCGTGACTCTGACCGCATTCTTGGCATTCTGGATGCCAAGAGCCGCCGGGCGGAGAAGGGTGAGGCGCCGGTCAAGACCCATCTGTTGGTGACGCGCTACTCGCCCAAACGGGTTACCGAGGGCGAAATGTTATCGGTGGAGGATGTACAGGAGATTCTGCGGATACCCCTGATCGGTGTGATTCCGGAATCCGAGATTGTGTTGCAGGCATCCAATTCCGGTACCCCCGCCATCCATATGAATGGATCAGACGTGGCGGAGGCTTACAAAGACGTGGTGGCCCGTTTTCTGGGCGATGACCGTCCGATGCGGTTTGTGGATTACCAGAAGCCCGGCTTCCTCAAGCGCCTGTTCGGAGGGTGA
- the minE gene encoding cell division topological specificity factor MinE has protein sequence MSFLSYLLGRKQPSAQVAKERLQIILAHERSGRTGAAPDYLPALKEELIAVISKYISVDKDDIKVSLEKQDNYEVLELNILLPENRR, from the coding sequence ATGTCGTTTCTCAGTTATCTGTTGGGCCGCAAGCAGCCGTCTGCGCAAGTCGCCAAGGAACGGTTGCAGATCATCCTGGCTCACGAGCGCAGTGGCCGCACCGGTGCTGCTCCAGACTACCTGCCAGCCCTGAAGGAAGAGCTGATCGCGGTGATTTCCAAGTACATCAGCGTGGATAAGGATGACATCAAGGTGTCTCTTGAGAAGCAGGACAACTATGAAGTGTTGGAGCTGAATATCCTGCTGCCGGAAAACCGCCGCTAA
- a CDS encoding aminoacyl-tRNA deacylase, with protein MSLAPSLQQYLNQHRVNFKIIEHPRACTARAAACMASVEPRRLAKCVLLSDGDRYLVAVLPADRKVAIKQLSEHLQHAYRMATEDEVAYLFYDCEPGAIPPFGQAYGLPTVVDPSLLEEPDVYFESGDHSSLVQVAGDQFAHLLGPVPRAEISINRY; from the coding sequence ATGTCGCTTGCGCCTTCCTTGCAACAATACCTGAATCAGCACCGGGTCAATTTCAAGATCATTGAGCACCCGCGTGCCTGTACGGCGCGTGCTGCCGCGTGCATGGCGAGTGTCGAGCCACGGCGGCTGGCAAAGTGTGTGCTGCTATCAGATGGTGACCGGTATCTGGTCGCGGTGTTGCCCGCCGATCGGAAGGTAGCTATCAAACAGCTGTCAGAGCATTTGCAGCACGCTTACCGCATGGCGACTGAAGACGAAGTTGCCTACCTGTTCTACGACTGTGAGCCTGGCGCCATTCCGCCGTTTGGTCAGGCCTATGGCTTGCCCACCGTGGTGGACCCCAGCCTGCTGGAGGAGCCAGATGTCTATTTCGAATCTGGAGACCATTCTTCCTTGGTGCAGGTGGCGGGTGATCAATTCGCTCATCTGCTCGGCCCCGTGCCCCGCGCTGAGATCAGCATCAACCGTTATTGA